In one window of Pseudobdellovibrionaceae bacterium DNA:
- a CDS encoding class I SAM-dependent methyltransferase → MNSVESIVELLECLITNQPLKWGQDGLQSEAGPKYHSISGVPWLFRDSTSQWIQWKSRCEQLISTLKDEKQRYEKAQINKHVSLLNQRRGAVSRGLQVNIETLNHLLQDFLKSNSFSVPQNFALTDRVASTQEAHSYFDNIFRDWVWGKEENTKSLDLIKKVWPESIKEPNVAVLGAGAGRLGVDIHRHLKPKNTILVDINPVLLLTAEHLLTKGPLDLCEFPKTPVSIEQSAVLHRLESDERKGNNIHFVFADVMNLPFKAKSLDVVVTPWLVDIIPDDYRDFSARMNRVLKPGGVWIQFGPLGFAHKDFSKNYSVDEVLKIVGDQGFNLTTSIQERIPYLQSPHSGFWRVENVLIFAAEKKSDVKQPKRFESLPEWLLDFNKPILLTIELQELRFTNQVHAEILGAVDGKRTFNEMVQLMAKHYQMSSDQATDALFTLLARIHESKL, encoded by the coding sequence ATGAACAGCGTTGAAAGTATTGTTGAATTACTTGAGTGTCTCATAACGAATCAACCTCTTAAATGGGGGCAAGATGGGTTGCAGTCAGAGGCCGGCCCTAAATATCATTCTATATCGGGCGTGCCATGGCTATTTCGAGATTCGACAAGCCAGTGGATTCAGTGGAAGTCGCGTTGTGAACAGCTCATAAGCACTTTGAAAGACGAAAAACAAAGATATGAAAAGGCTCAAATAAATAAACACGTATCACTCCTAAATCAGCGTAGGGGAGCCGTAAGCCGTGGTTTGCAAGTCAATATCGAGACCCTGAATCATCTGTTACAGGACTTTTTAAAATCAAATTCATTTTCAGTGCCGCAAAACTTCGCGCTCACAGACCGAGTGGCCAGCACTCAGGAAGCTCACAGTTATTTTGATAATATTTTTCGAGATTGGGTTTGGGGTAAAGAAGAAAACACAAAAAGCCTAGACCTGATAAAAAAAGTCTGGCCCGAATCCATAAAAGAACCAAATGTGGCTGTGCTCGGAGCTGGCGCTGGTCGACTGGGTGTGGATATTCACAGGCATTTAAAACCAAAAAACACCATTCTAGTGGATATTAATCCGGTGTTATTACTCACCGCAGAGCATCTGTTAACTAAAGGCCCCTTGGATTTGTGCGAGTTTCCAAAGACTCCGGTATCTATTGAGCAATCGGCTGTTTTGCATAGATTAGAAAGTGATGAGCGCAAAGGTAATAATATACATTTTGTATTTGCCGATGTGATGAACCTTCCCTTTAAAGCCAAGTCACTGGATGTGGTGGTCACACCTTGGCTTGTGGACATTATACCCGATGACTACCGCGATTTCAGTGCTCGTATGAATAGAGTGTTAAAGCCCGGCGGAGTGTGGATTCAGTTTGGCCCGTTGGGTTTTGCTCATAAGGATTTTTCGAAAAACTACAGTGTGGATGAAGTTCTTAAGATTGTAGGGGATCAAGGCTTCAATCTGACCACGTCTATCCAGGAAAGAATACCGTACCTACAGTCACCCCACAGCGGTTTTTGGCGAGTAGAAAACGTATTGATCTTTGCCGCCGAAAAAAAATCAGATGTGAAGCAGCCAAAGCGGTTTGAATCTCTCCCAGAATGGTTGCTGGATTTCAATAAACCCATATTACTCACAATTGAACTGCAAGAGCTGCGTTTTACAAACCAGGTTCACGCAGAAATTCTTGGAGCTGTCGACGGAAAGCGCACGTTTAACGAAATGGTGCAGCTCATGGCAAAGCACTACCAGATGTCCAGCGACCAAGCGACAGATGCGCTATTCACGCTATTAGCCCGCATCCATGAATCGAAGCTTTAG